The genomic DNA GATATCGATGACGGCGGAGATATCCACCGCCATCTGCATCGGCAGCGGTCGGCCGTAGATATCACTCAGGCCGGCCGCATGGCAGTAATACAAGTGGGGTATCCCGGCCGTGGCGATGCTGGGTTCGCCGCAATCGTAATTCGGTACTGAGGCGATGAATGCTGCCGTCCGCACCAGGCGTGAGGTTTCTTCGTGGTCCACAAGATAATCAGTCGGCGGCGGCGCAAAAACAATCTGCGGATCGACCTCCCGCATGATGCGAACCGCCTGACGCAAATGCCATGAATCGTATTGGATACACAGGTCGTGGCCACCAGCATAATGGTAATGGCCACCCAGAAGGTCGGCCGCCGCAGCCGCTTCCTTCAATCGCACGGCACGGATCGCCTCTCCCCCGAGCACGACAGACCCAACCTCGCCACCTGCCATTGTGGCGATATGAATCTCCCACCCAGCCTGCTCCAACAGCGCCAGCGTGCCGGACACCTGGAACTCCACATCGTCAGGATGGCAGTGAAAAGCAAGGACTCGCTTCATGTTGACGCTCATTGCAGTTTGGCCTCGTCCAGTTTAAAACAGCGCATGTCATCTGAACACGCAGCATCAACACGATGCGTTGAATCGCAGTTCAACGGTTGCGTCGCCCCGGTATCCATTGATCCGGACGGTCTCAGTTGCCGCGTCGTACTCGCCCATGCTGCACGCCGTTGCACGCAGCCCGTCAGGATGAGGCAACCTGATAACCACGGTGGCAGGCAGCGGCCGCTTCGCTCCCTGCACATGGGCGGTGATAACGCCTTGGTCCAGACGACTGTCCACGCTTAGCGAAACCGGCCCGAAATAACTCACCAGCCCGGTGAATGACAACGTCTTGCCCTCGGCCAGCCATCGCCGTGGAATCCCCTGCAGCAGTCGCAGCGTCTGGTCCACCTCCAGCATCAGCATCCAGCGTGTCTGCATGAGGAACCACGCTTCCTCGTGCGTCTTGTGTACACCCGTGCGATACTGATGTTCCCAGAAGGTGTAGGTTTCGCGGTCGGCCTGCGCGGCCATGGCGTTGTAGTAGCATTCGAGAAAAGCTGATACTTCGCCCCGCCTCAGATGAGCATAGTCGTGCCGGCAGTAGTATGGCTGCGACGCTGTCACGTTGCGCACGGTATTCAAACGATGGTGCGTGCGCAGCAGTATCTCAGCAAGCGGGGTGTCCGCCGCGAGCACCTCCTGGAAAATCAGGTGCAGCGGACCGATCGCCGCGTCGTGAATCGTGAAACTGCTATGCGTCAGTGCGATATTCCGGTCGGCCAGCAGTGACATGGCGCCTTCCGACTGGACAAAAGGCCCCACGGTCGGCATCCACGTCCCATCTTCCAGAGGCACCACAGGCCCGCGTGCAACCGCCTCGCGAAGGGCGACAAGAATATCCTGCCTCATCTGATCCGCTTCGCCAGCCAGCTCGTCGCTTCGCCGCGGATCCATCGTCCTGAGCATTTCCGCAGCACGCGCAAGGCCGAGGCAGGTATATCCCGCGTTCATGAAATAATGGTGCGACACCTCCGGATCGGCAACCGATCCGTCGATCATGCCATAGCCTCGCCCGCGATGCGCTTCGGTCATGTTGCGATGACGCCAGGCGATGAGAAAGTCGCAGGCCCGGTGTACGTGCTTCGCGATTCGTCGTACCCAGTTCTCGTCGCGTGTGTAGCGGTAATGCTCCCCAGCGGTCCATAGGACCGGGCCTGTCTCCGACTGGTAGTTCTGGTAGTTCTGCATCTGGCCGGATGGCCGCTGCTTGTCAAAGAAGTACTGCAAGCATCGCCGTGCCAGGTCGTGACGACCGATCGTGTCATAGTATTGAATGATCGGCGAACTTTCCGTACCAATCGGCGCGTATCGACCGACGCATGGCGCCAACGGCCCGACTGCCTCATGTCCATAGGTGATCAGGTCCAGATGCAGCACACCCGCTTTCAGCATTTCCTCCAGCCGCTGCTCCGGAAGCTGCACCGAGGCCGTCTTGCCCAGCTTTTCACGCCAGAAGGTCCGGCAGCGCTCGTGCCGCTGTGCAAACGATAGGGACTCGTCATCGAGCAAACGTTGAGCCCGTGCCTCGACAATCGGTTGATGCGGAATGTAAAATTCCATCGTTGCTTCGCCGCCTGGAGGCACGAGGACTGCTACCTCGACCTGCCGCAGCGGCGCCCCGTCGAGCCGTGCCACGCAATACACACGATCCCTGCTGAACCGGCCCTGGCCTGGGTAGTCTGCGTAATCATCACGCGTAACGGCCTGGCTGGTATGCACATGTTCGGGGTTGGGAGCCTGGAACCATGCGTAGGCGGGGGCCTTCGTGTTATTGCGTGCAGTAACCTGTATGCACAGGAGCGTCTGCTCGCCCAGTGCGTCATACTCCTCAGGCTCCAGTTCAACAGCGCGCTGCTGCTGCTTGGGCGTCTGCGAGCATCCGAATGCATGGCGATCTGCCACTAGGTAATGGGTCCCGCGAAGCGTTTCAGCCGACAGCGGCGTCCATTCCAGATCAGCAAAAGCGGTGAGGTGATAGTCGATGCCGGCATCCTGCGCTCGGCTGAGCACAATCGGAAGGCAGCCATCCTCAAGGCGACGTGTCACGTCCACCGTGCAGTTGGTTCCACGTCCGACGACGAAGCCGTACTCGACCGGCTGCCCGTTCGTTTCGGAAAGGCCTATCCCTTGAATGGGCACCTTCGGCCGAACCACACCCCAGTAGCCGCGGTCAACCAGCCAGTCGATCTCAAACATGCGCATGTCTCGGCTAAGCCCCAGCCAAGTCGGCGCGTGCGAATCCCGTACGATCGGCGAGCACCGCTCGTAGGACGCCTCCGGCTGATGCTGTAGACCACGAAGGTCGGGATCGCCATCGGCCTGACCGAGCGAGTCCCGCAGACACGTGTACGGCCGCGAATCCCTGCCCGGCGCGACGGCGACACCATACGCCGCGACCACAATCACCAGCCCCATCGCTGAATCGCGCGCGAAAAACGTAAAACTGCGATCTCCCGCCACCACCCGCACCCTTGTCGCGTCACGGCCCGACCGGTTGCAAGCGTCCGCGATCGTGACCAGCCACCACGCCGGCCCCATTCGGCCACGAGAGATCTGCGCCGCATTCACCACGGCATCCGGATCGCTGCACTCGATCCCGGCCAGTTGGCCGTGCTCGACTTCAATGCGGCCGACCTCTGGCGCGTCAGCCCACACGATTGTCATCTGTTGCTGCATATTGAGGTACTTTTGCCTTTGATCGTTCGTCGAAGCACGGGGCCGAAAGCGGTACCCGTTCAGGGTTCGTCCACCCCCGCCGGTATCTGTGAAACATTGAAGTCGAACCGATCGGCAAAACTGCGAATTTCGCTGCGGGCCGACCGTGTCAGGTTGGCAATGTGTAGGTGTTCAATGGAGCGACGGAAAACCATCAGGTTATCCATCGCCTCTCGTCGCTCGGCATCCGTGGCCTGATCATCGTCGAACATGGCGGCAAGCGCTGCACTTTTTCGCGCGTGCGTCAGCCCCTGTTGCAGGTAGTGGATGCGGGCCTTCACGCGCTGATCCGGATAGTCTTCCACCGCTTCCGCTGCCGCTGCAAGAATCTGTTCGCCACGGCCGAACGACTCGGGCGGGAACAGATCGTGGGCCGCCCGAAGATAAGTGTGCAACCGGTTCGCACGATGATGCGACATGGCCCGGGGTTTCAAAACCCGATTGATTGTTGTGTGGGCCTCCCAGTAATCGAAGTAGGCCTTGACATGCATCGCCGCGGGTCCGAATGCTGAATAGTACTCTTCCAGCAACTGCTCTACCGGTGTGTCGGGATTTGTGTGCAACCGTGCCAACAGGTAGAGCGTCGTCCCTTGTGCCGCCCACTGGCCGGTCAGCGTGTCGAAGTCGGTTCCGATCGATCCATTGCGGTAAGTGAACTGCATTTCGTCAGCCATCTGCCGAGCATAGTTGTGGGGCATTGACGCGCCGTCGTAGGTGTAATTAGGACGATAATACAGCGTCGCCCCGGTGGCGGACCACCTGTGCCATTGCTCGCGCAGCCATTGCTGTTCACGCGGATCTCTCGGAAACCACCAGCCACCCCATGGAACGAACGCGAGCACGATGTTTGGATGAAGTTTCACGTCATCTGGCGCAACAAAGTAATTCAGGTAGACAAACGCCGTCACGACAACATCCGGGTCGACCTCGCGTGCCATTTCGTAGACGCTCTTCCAGAATATCGCATAGCGCCGCCCCGCGTCAAAAGGCGTATACATGCCGCGCACATATTCAGGCATGGCGTCATACATTTCGAGCGTCGGCTGTGGCCCGTCCAGAGCCAGGCAGTCGTCACATGTGCATAACGCGAGAATGTCGTTTTCGCCAAGCTGTATCGGGATCTGCTGCCCGGGACTTTCCTCGCGCTGCTGCATCCAGCGGTTCACAATCTCGCGATGAAGCGCCTTGTTCGACACACACAGCGACACAAGCGATCCGGCGCCAGGGTCGGCAGGGCCGCGACGGCCGTCCCAACTGCTGGCCGGCGCACCGTACACCGATCCGAACCGCGTACGCCACTGCCGAGCCATCTCACCGTCGGGCAGTCGCTGAAACCATTCCGGGTGCGCATCGCCGTAGGTTTCCCACCAGTCGGGAAAGGAATGTTCTGTGAACGGCCGCCCATCGTCCGAGCGCCCCATGCGGTGCCGTCGAAGAAAGATGTACTGATCCCATACATACCGACCCAACGCTTCGTCTGAACCGTAGGCCATCCCCGCCTCTTGCCCAACCTGTAATTCGCCCCACAGCACGGGGTTTCCGTTTAGCCAATGAAGACCGGTGCGGATCATGCGGCGGGCAAAGTGCGGATTCAGGGTGATGTCCCACTCGCATGCCGTCACCCGATCCGTGCGAGGCAAGTTGACGCCCAGTTCGCCCGGCCACAGCCACGTCACATGCAGCGTACGTTCCAGAACCTCGTACACACCCCAAAGCGTTCCGGCGTGCGTATTGTTGAAATCCAGCGGATGCCCCGGGCCGTCATCACCCACGATGAACAGATTGCCCTCTAACGTCCGAATGACACATTGTTCCGTATTCAACGCCGTGTGATCAATCTGATGTCGGCGGGCGGCATCGGACTGCCCGACATAGATATGCGAAACACGTGCACGGTCGGCCTCCGACTCTTTCACGATCGGCAGTTCGACGCCGGTGGCCAGCTTGACGTGGTATGCCAATTCCTGGGCAGCATACTCGGCTACAGGATATGGCTCGTCGGCGGTGATGATGACAGCCCGAGCCTCCCCCTCGTCGACCCAGGTCATGGCAGGGGCGGGTGCCGCCACCATGCTGCATGCGGTGGCGATCGGCGCGATATAGTTGTCAATCGTATGATTACCCTTCAGGTGAGAGCTCATGTTTACCTTCCGAATCGGTTAATCTCAGGCTTCGCTGTGACGGCGTGGCCTCCGGGCCAGCCGGTCATCTCATGCATTGTGAATCGCAGATCCCCTGCACTGGGCGCAAGGCGTCTGAAGGGGGTACGACTCGATCAGTTTTGGCGGGTGGTTGCAGATGCACGCAGGGCCTGCTCTCGGAGGTCGTGTGGCGCGTCTCCGCTCTGATAGGCATCAAGCAACTGCTCGACAAGCTCAAGCTGGCCTTGCTTCTTGAGCAGGTGCAGCAGGCGCCAGTCCTCCCAGCCTTCACGCAATGCTTCCGAGTGCCGGGTGCGGATCACCCCCCTCGGCCCGGGATAAACCATCTGGTAATCGGATGGCTCCTGCAACCCCTCGCCCGGCGGGTTGCGGTCGTGATGGTTCCACGGATTCGCGCGCGGGCTGTACCAGGCATAAAACGCCCAGCCGTTGAAGCCCAAAGTGTAGCTGTTCCACGCCATTCGCCGGTATTTCTGGATCTCGACGGCATGTTCCGACCGATCGAGATGGCCGGACACGTAGTAGTACGAGTTCACCAGCCTCGGAGCGGCGAACGCCTCCATCGCCTTCGGCCGATCACGGACCAGAAGCATCAGCGGCATGGAAAGATCAACGTGCTCATCGTACCAGCCCTGTAGACCTCGCGCTACGGTCACATCGTCAGCCACACCGCCATGGTCGTAACCGGCCCAATAGGCAGGATTCACATAGATGTTCACACGCGGGTCCGTCTCCTTGATCACCCGCGCGGCGTACGCCACGCCCCCGATGTTGCTTTCCTTTGGCTCATCCCCCGTCTTGCCATACCACTGGTCATAAGAAAGC from Phycisphaerales bacterium AB-hyl4 includes the following:
- a CDS encoding DUF4838 domain-containing protein produces the protein MSSHLKGNHTIDNYIAPIATACSMVAAPAPAMTWVDEGEARAVIITADEPYPVAEYAAQELAYHVKLATGVELPIVKESEADRARVSHIYVGQSDAARRHQIDHTALNTEQCVIRTLEGNLFIVGDDGPGHPLDFNNTHAGTLWGVYEVLERTLHVTWLWPGELGVNLPRTDRVTACEWDITLNPHFARRMIRTGLHWLNGNPVLWGELQVGQEAGMAYGSDEALGRYVWDQYIFLRRHRMGRSDDGRPFTEHSFPDWWETYGDAHPEWFQRLPDGEMARQWRTRFGSVYGAPASSWDGRRGPADPGAGSLVSLCVSNKALHREIVNRWMQQREESPGQQIPIQLGENDILALCTCDDCLALDGPQPTLEMYDAMPEYVRGMYTPFDAGRRYAIFWKSVYEMAREVDPDVVVTAFVYLNYFVAPDDVKLHPNIVLAFVPWGGWWFPRDPREQQWLREQWHRWSATGATLYYRPNYTYDGASMPHNYARQMADEMQFTYRNGSIGTDFDTLTGQWAAQGTTLYLLARLHTNPDTPVEQLLEEYYSAFGPAAMHVKAYFDYWEAHTTINRVLKPRAMSHHRANRLHTYLRAAHDLFPPESFGRGEQILAAAAEAVEDYPDQRVKARIHYLQQGLTHARKSAALAAMFDDDQATDAERREAMDNLMVFRRSIEHLHIANLTRSARSEIRSFADRFDFNVSQIPAGVDEP
- a CDS encoding PIG-L deacetylase family protein, whose protein sequence is MSVNMKRVLAFHCHPDDVEFQVSGTLALLEQAGWEIHIATMAGGEVGSVVLGGEAIRAVRLKEAAAAADLLGGHYHYAGGHDLCIQYDSWHLRQAVRIMREVDPQIVFAPPPTDYLVDHEETSRLVRTAAFIASVPNYDCGEPSIATAGIPHLYYCHAAGLSDIYGRPLPMQMAVDISAVIDIKREMLACHASQRSWLQYVNGMDDYLQQMEVDAQVQGQAVGVVFAESFMQHLGRGHPTDNLLHAILGDRCIPLSLEHGGNVHA